In Hypomesus transpacificus isolate Combined female chromosome 4, fHypTra1, whole genome shotgun sequence, the following are encoded in one genomic region:
- the cnot3b gene encoding CCR4-NOT transcription complex subunit 3b isoform X1, which translates to MADKRKLQGEIDRCLKKVTEGVEQFEDIWQKLHNAANANQKEKYEADLKKEIKKLQRLRDQIKTWVASNEIKDKRQLVENRKLIETQMERFKIVERETKTKAYSKEGLGLAQKVDPAQKEKEEVGQWLTNTIDTLNMQVDQFESEVESLSVQTRKKKGDKEKQDRIEELKRFIEKHRYHIRMLETILRMLDNDSVQVDSIRKIKDDVEYYMDSSQDPDFEENEFLYDDLDLDDLPTSPSVSPPPSLVSLAQTLAASPPPGNSHLEDEIFQLSSITPTSTTSSSPIPPSPATCTTENSEDDKKRGRSTDSEVSQSPVKNGNPSSSLSSSSSSSSSSCSSSGASSSSMVSMATMAGGGGGGGAGSITGGNSLLGSMGGLLSNAGSYSNATQQHAQQASLPQHQTQAKNSLSSSSSSSSSTAPSNSNPCPSNSILLPSSMASSPPNASTPSPLTPSSQPQAPSPASSLSLGLGLSMGKGGAMSSSSGPNHMSGLGLSGMPASLGSMAGLLPGSTPYAQAAASGPMGSHMAGAIGSGSSSNSASNSASSTMGPFGGNMLSGGSSSSTGLLGSAPGMVGMGGGMLGLGSGPLVQGPPLVAPSPIGGGLAPGGSLGVIGSNSSSGLMAPGSGIGGGSLGLPRPPSGQKQNGSTSYSAIVADSTPDSALNSASQSQSSQALSMNSTANQPKDSGSSLLGSMTLPPSSPSPSYNDSKAAGGSQLNGPLSYNQATDSMKPQEPLSSLKSMAERAALGSGMEGEMPSLHLATDIFPSTTGPPGTSMAPQPSLSEVSIPPSLGVCPLGPVPLSKDQQYQQAMQESAWTHMPHPSDSERIRQYLMRNPCPTLPFHHQVPPPHSDSVEFYQRLSTETLFFIFYYLEGTKAQYLAAKALKKQSWRFHTKYMMWFQRHEEPKTITDEFEQGTYIYFDYEKWGQRKKEGFTFEYRYLEDRDLQ; encoded by the exons ATGGCTGACAAAAGAAAACTACAAG GTGAAATAGATCGATGTTTGAAAAAAGTAACGGAAGGCGTAGAGCAGTTCGAGGACATTTGGCAAAAG CTACATAATGCAGCCAACGCTAACCAGAAGGAGAAGTATGAGGCCGACCTTAAGAAAGAAATTAAAAAACTACAG CGTCTTCGAGACCAGATCAAGACGTGGGTAGCATCCAACGAGATCAAAGACAAAAGACAGCTCGTGGAAAACCGCAAACTCATAGAAACG CAAATGGAGCGGTTTAAGATCGTGGAGCGGGAGACCAAGACCAAGGCCTACTCTAAAGAAGGCCTGGGCCTGGCCCAGAAGGTAGACCCAGcccagaaggagaaggaggaggtcgGACAGTGGCTAACG AATACGATAGACACCCTGAACATGCAGGTGGATCAGTTTGAGAGTGAAGTCGAGTCCTTATCAGTCCAAACACGCAAGAAGAAAGGAGACAAAGAG AAACAGGATCGAATTGAGGAGCTGAAGCGTTTCATCGAGAAGCACAGGTACCACATCCGGATGCTGGAGACCATCCTACGCATGCTGGACAACGACTCAGTCCAGGTGGACTCCATCCGCAAGATCAAGGACGATGTGGAGTACTACATGGACTCCTCCCAGGACCCCGACTTTGAGGAGAACGAGTTCCTCTACGACGACCTGGACCTGGACGACCTCC ctacctctccctctgtctcccccccaccatctctcgtCTCTCTAGCCCAGACGCTGgcggcctccccccccccagggaacTCTCACCTGGAGGATGAGATTTTCCAGCTCTCCAGCATTAcgcccacctccaccacctcctcctcacccatccccccctcccctgccactTGCACTACG GAGAACTCTGAGGATGACAAGAAAAGGGGGCGTTCGACAGACAGCGAAGTCAGTCAG TCTCCCGTCAAGAACGGCAACCCTTCCTCATCgttatcctcctcttcctcctcctcctcctcgtcatgCTCTTCCTCCGGAGCCTCCTCGTCCTCGATGGTCTCTATGGCGACCATGGCAGGGGGCGGTGGCGGTGGTGGTGCAGGGTCCATCACCGGGGGCAACAGTCTCCTAGGAAGCATGGGGGGTCTCCTCTCCAACGCTGGCAGCTATAGCAACGCTACGCAGCAGCACGCTCAGCAGGCGTCTCTGCCGCAGCACCAAACCCAGGCCAagaactctctctcctcctcttcctcctcctcctcttccacggCCCCCTCCAACAGCAACCCCTGCCCTTCGAACagcatcctcctcccctcctcgaTGGCATCCTCACCCCCCAACGccagcacccccagccccctcacacCCAGCTCCCAGCCCCAAGCCCCGTCGCCggcctccagcctcagcctaGGTTTGGGCCTGAGCATGGGGAAAGGAGGGGCCATGTCGAGCTCCTCGGGCCCCAACCACATGTCCGGTCTGGGGCTGTCGGGGATGCCGGCGTCCCTGGGCTCTATGGCCGGCCTTCTGCCAGGCTCCACGCCTTATGCCCAGGCAGCCGCCTCGGGGCCTATGGGCAGCCACATGGCCGGGGCCATCGGCAGCGGCTCCTCCTCCAACTCCGCCTCCAACTCCGCCTCCAGCACCATGGGACCGTTTGGCGGGAACATGCTCAGCGGAGGCTCATCGTCCTCCACCGGCCTGCTGGGCTCAGCGCCGGGCATGGTGGGCATGGGCGGGGGGATGCTGGGCCTAGGGTCAGGACCGCTGGTGCAGGGCCCGCCCCTGGTGGCCCCCAGCCCTATCGGAGGGGGCCTGGCGCCCGGTGGCAGTTTGGGGGTCATCGGGAGCAACAGCAGCTCAGGGTTGATGGCGCCAGGCAGTGGAATCGGCGGAGGGAGTTTGGGTCTCCCCAGACCACCGAGTGGACAGAAACAGAATGGTAGCACTA gTTATAGTGCTATTGTAGCAGACAGCACACCAGATTCCGCCCTTAACAGTGCCAGCCAATCACAAAGCAGCCAAGCCTTGTCTATGAACTCCACAGCCAATCAACC GAAAGACAGTGGATCCAGCCTCCTGGGATCCATGACTCTGCCGCCCAGCTCCCCTTCACCCTCTTACAACGACAGCAAAGCAGCAGGGGGCAGCCAACTAAATGGGCCGCTCTCCTACAATCAGGCCACTGACAGTAtgaag cctcaggaGCCACTGAGCAGCCTCAAGTCCATGGCGGAGCGAGCGGCTCTGGGCTcaggaatggagggagagatgcccTCTCTGCACCTCGCCACGG ACATTTTCCCCAGCACTACGGGCCCCCCGGGGACCTCCATGGCCCCCCAGCCCTCGCTGTCAGAGGTCAGCATCCCCCCGTCACTGGGGGTGTGCCCGCTGGGGCCCGTGCCCCTGTCCAAAGACCAGCAATACCAGCAGGCCATGCAGGAGTCGGCCTGGACGCACATGCCACACCCCTCTGACTCAGAGCGGATCAG GCAGTACCTGATGAGGAACCCCTGCCCCACCCTGCCTTTCCACCACCAGGTGCCACCACCTCACTCAGACTCTGTGGAGTTCTACCAGAGGCTGTCAACAGAGACTCTGTTCTTCATTTTCTACTACCTGGAG GGCACCAAGGCCCAATACCTGGCAGCTAAGGCACTGAAGAAGCAGTCGTGGAGGTTCCACACCAAGTATATGATGTGGTTCCAGAGACACGAAGAACCGAAGACCATCACAGATGAATTTGAACAG GGCACCTACATTTACTTTGACTACGAGAAGTGGGgccagagaaaaaaagaagggtTCACGTTCGAGTACAGGTACCTCGAAGACCGGGACCTTCAGTGA
- the cnot3b gene encoding CCR4-NOT transcription complex subunit 3b isoform X2, giving the protein MADKRKLQGEIDRCLKKVTEGVEQFEDIWQKLHNAANANQKEKYEADLKKEIKKLQRLRDQIKTWVASNEIKDKRQLVENRKLIETQMERFKIVERETKTKAYSKEGLGLAQKVDPAQKEKEEVGQWLTNTIDTLNMQVDQFESEVESLSVQTRKKKGDKEDRIEELKRFIEKHRYHIRMLETILRMLDNDSVQVDSIRKIKDDVEYYMDSSQDPDFEENEFLYDDLDLDDLPTSPSVSPPPSLVSLAQTLAASPPPGNSHLEDEIFQLSSITPTSTTSSSPIPPSPATCTTENSEDDKKRGRSTDSEVSQSPVKNGNPSSSLSSSSSSSSSSCSSSGASSSSMVSMATMAGGGGGGGAGSITGGNSLLGSMGGLLSNAGSYSNATQQHAQQASLPQHQTQAKNSLSSSSSSSSSTAPSNSNPCPSNSILLPSSMASSPPNASTPSPLTPSSQPQAPSPASSLSLGLGLSMGKGGAMSSSSGPNHMSGLGLSGMPASLGSMAGLLPGSTPYAQAAASGPMGSHMAGAIGSGSSSNSASNSASSTMGPFGGNMLSGGSSSSTGLLGSAPGMVGMGGGMLGLGSGPLVQGPPLVAPSPIGGGLAPGGSLGVIGSNSSSGLMAPGSGIGGGSLGLPRPPSGQKQNGSTSYSAIVADSTPDSALNSASQSQSSQALSMNSTANQPKDSGSSLLGSMTLPPSSPSPSYNDSKAAGGSQLNGPLSYNQATDSMKPQEPLSSLKSMAERAALGSGMEGEMPSLHLATDIFPSTTGPPGTSMAPQPSLSEVSIPPSLGVCPLGPVPLSKDQQYQQAMQESAWTHMPHPSDSERIRQYLMRNPCPTLPFHHQVPPPHSDSVEFYQRLSTETLFFIFYYLEGTKAQYLAAKALKKQSWRFHTKYMMWFQRHEEPKTITDEFEQGTYIYFDYEKWGQRKKEGFTFEYRYLEDRDLQ; this is encoded by the exons ATGGCTGACAAAAGAAAACTACAAG GTGAAATAGATCGATGTTTGAAAAAAGTAACGGAAGGCGTAGAGCAGTTCGAGGACATTTGGCAAAAG CTACATAATGCAGCCAACGCTAACCAGAAGGAGAAGTATGAGGCCGACCTTAAGAAAGAAATTAAAAAACTACAG CGTCTTCGAGACCAGATCAAGACGTGGGTAGCATCCAACGAGATCAAAGACAAAAGACAGCTCGTGGAAAACCGCAAACTCATAGAAACG CAAATGGAGCGGTTTAAGATCGTGGAGCGGGAGACCAAGACCAAGGCCTACTCTAAAGAAGGCCTGGGCCTGGCCCAGAAGGTAGACCCAGcccagaaggagaaggaggaggtcgGACAGTGGCTAACG AATACGATAGACACCCTGAACATGCAGGTGGATCAGTTTGAGAGTGAAGTCGAGTCCTTATCAGTCCAAACACGCAAGAAGAAAGGAGACAAAGAG GATCGAATTGAGGAGCTGAAGCGTTTCATCGAGAAGCACAGGTACCACATCCGGATGCTGGAGACCATCCTACGCATGCTGGACAACGACTCAGTCCAGGTGGACTCCATCCGCAAGATCAAGGACGATGTGGAGTACTACATGGACTCCTCCCAGGACCCCGACTTTGAGGAGAACGAGTTCCTCTACGACGACCTGGACCTGGACGACCTCC ctacctctccctctgtctcccccccaccatctctcgtCTCTCTAGCCCAGACGCTGgcggcctccccccccccagggaacTCTCACCTGGAGGATGAGATTTTCCAGCTCTCCAGCATTAcgcccacctccaccacctcctcctcacccatccccccctcccctgccactTGCACTACG GAGAACTCTGAGGATGACAAGAAAAGGGGGCGTTCGACAGACAGCGAAGTCAGTCAG TCTCCCGTCAAGAACGGCAACCCTTCCTCATCgttatcctcctcttcctcctcctcctcctcgtcatgCTCTTCCTCCGGAGCCTCCTCGTCCTCGATGGTCTCTATGGCGACCATGGCAGGGGGCGGTGGCGGTGGTGGTGCAGGGTCCATCACCGGGGGCAACAGTCTCCTAGGAAGCATGGGGGGTCTCCTCTCCAACGCTGGCAGCTATAGCAACGCTACGCAGCAGCACGCTCAGCAGGCGTCTCTGCCGCAGCACCAAACCCAGGCCAagaactctctctcctcctcttcctcctcctcctcttccacggCCCCCTCCAACAGCAACCCCTGCCCTTCGAACagcatcctcctcccctcctcgaTGGCATCCTCACCCCCCAACGccagcacccccagccccctcacacCCAGCTCCCAGCCCCAAGCCCCGTCGCCggcctccagcctcagcctaGGTTTGGGCCTGAGCATGGGGAAAGGAGGGGCCATGTCGAGCTCCTCGGGCCCCAACCACATGTCCGGTCTGGGGCTGTCGGGGATGCCGGCGTCCCTGGGCTCTATGGCCGGCCTTCTGCCAGGCTCCACGCCTTATGCCCAGGCAGCCGCCTCGGGGCCTATGGGCAGCCACATGGCCGGGGCCATCGGCAGCGGCTCCTCCTCCAACTCCGCCTCCAACTCCGCCTCCAGCACCATGGGACCGTTTGGCGGGAACATGCTCAGCGGAGGCTCATCGTCCTCCACCGGCCTGCTGGGCTCAGCGCCGGGCATGGTGGGCATGGGCGGGGGGATGCTGGGCCTAGGGTCAGGACCGCTGGTGCAGGGCCCGCCCCTGGTGGCCCCCAGCCCTATCGGAGGGGGCCTGGCGCCCGGTGGCAGTTTGGGGGTCATCGGGAGCAACAGCAGCTCAGGGTTGATGGCGCCAGGCAGTGGAATCGGCGGAGGGAGTTTGGGTCTCCCCAGACCACCGAGTGGACAGAAACAGAATGGTAGCACTA gTTATAGTGCTATTGTAGCAGACAGCACACCAGATTCCGCCCTTAACAGTGCCAGCCAATCACAAAGCAGCCAAGCCTTGTCTATGAACTCCACAGCCAATCAACC GAAAGACAGTGGATCCAGCCTCCTGGGATCCATGACTCTGCCGCCCAGCTCCCCTTCACCCTCTTACAACGACAGCAAAGCAGCAGGGGGCAGCCAACTAAATGGGCCGCTCTCCTACAATCAGGCCACTGACAGTAtgaag cctcaggaGCCACTGAGCAGCCTCAAGTCCATGGCGGAGCGAGCGGCTCTGGGCTcaggaatggagggagagatgcccTCTCTGCACCTCGCCACGG ACATTTTCCCCAGCACTACGGGCCCCCCGGGGACCTCCATGGCCCCCCAGCCCTCGCTGTCAGAGGTCAGCATCCCCCCGTCACTGGGGGTGTGCCCGCTGGGGCCCGTGCCCCTGTCCAAAGACCAGCAATACCAGCAGGCCATGCAGGAGTCGGCCTGGACGCACATGCCACACCCCTCTGACTCAGAGCGGATCAG GCAGTACCTGATGAGGAACCCCTGCCCCACCCTGCCTTTCCACCACCAGGTGCCACCACCTCACTCAGACTCTGTGGAGTTCTACCAGAGGCTGTCAACAGAGACTCTGTTCTTCATTTTCTACTACCTGGAG GGCACCAAGGCCCAATACCTGGCAGCTAAGGCACTGAAGAAGCAGTCGTGGAGGTTCCACACCAAGTATATGATGTGGTTCCAGAGACACGAAGAACCGAAGACCATCACAGATGAATTTGAACAG GGCACCTACATTTACTTTGACTACGAGAAGTGGGgccagagaaaaaaagaagggtTCACGTTCGAGTACAGGTACCTCGAAGACCGGGACCTTCAGTGA
- the cnot3b gene encoding CCR4-NOT transcription complex subunit 3b isoform X3, translating into MADKRKLQGEIDRCLKKVTEGVEQFEDIWQKLHNAANANQKEKYEADLKKEIKKLQRLRDQIKTWVASNEIKDKRQLVENRKLIETQMERFKIVERETKTKAYSKEGLGLAQKVDPAQKEKEEVGQWLTNTIDTLNMQVDQFESEVESLSVQTRKKKGDKEKQDRIEELKRFIEKHRYHIRMLETILRMLDNDSVQVDSIRKIKDDVEYYMDSSQDPDFEENEFLYDDLDLDDLPQTLAASPPPGNSHLEDEIFQLSSITPTSTTSSSPIPPSPATCTTENSEDDKKRGRSTDSEVSQSPVKNGNPSSSLSSSSSSSSSSCSSSGASSSSMVSMATMAGGGGGGGAGSITGGNSLLGSMGGLLSNAGSYSNATQQHAQQASLPQHQTQAKNSLSSSSSSSSSTAPSNSNPCPSNSILLPSSMASSPPNASTPSPLTPSSQPQAPSPASSLSLGLGLSMGKGGAMSSSSGPNHMSGLGLSGMPASLGSMAGLLPGSTPYAQAAASGPMGSHMAGAIGSGSSSNSASNSASSTMGPFGGNMLSGGSSSSTGLLGSAPGMVGMGGGMLGLGSGPLVQGPPLVAPSPIGGGLAPGGSLGVIGSNSSSGLMAPGSGIGGGSLGLPRPPSGQKQNGSTSYSAIVADSTPDSALNSASQSQSSQALSMNSTANQPKDSGSSLLGSMTLPPSSPSPSYNDSKAAGGSQLNGPLSYNQATDSMKPQEPLSSLKSMAERAALGSGMEGEMPSLHLATDIFPSTTGPPGTSMAPQPSLSEVSIPPSLGVCPLGPVPLSKDQQYQQAMQESAWTHMPHPSDSERIRQYLMRNPCPTLPFHHQVPPPHSDSVEFYQRLSTETLFFIFYYLEGTKAQYLAAKALKKQSWRFHTKYMMWFQRHEEPKTITDEFEQGTYIYFDYEKWGQRKKEGFTFEYRYLEDRDLQ; encoded by the exons ATGGCTGACAAAAGAAAACTACAAG GTGAAATAGATCGATGTTTGAAAAAAGTAACGGAAGGCGTAGAGCAGTTCGAGGACATTTGGCAAAAG CTACATAATGCAGCCAACGCTAACCAGAAGGAGAAGTATGAGGCCGACCTTAAGAAAGAAATTAAAAAACTACAG CGTCTTCGAGACCAGATCAAGACGTGGGTAGCATCCAACGAGATCAAAGACAAAAGACAGCTCGTGGAAAACCGCAAACTCATAGAAACG CAAATGGAGCGGTTTAAGATCGTGGAGCGGGAGACCAAGACCAAGGCCTACTCTAAAGAAGGCCTGGGCCTGGCCCAGAAGGTAGACCCAGcccagaaggagaaggaggaggtcgGACAGTGGCTAACG AATACGATAGACACCCTGAACATGCAGGTGGATCAGTTTGAGAGTGAAGTCGAGTCCTTATCAGTCCAAACACGCAAGAAGAAAGGAGACAAAGAG AAACAGGATCGAATTGAGGAGCTGAAGCGTTTCATCGAGAAGCACAGGTACCACATCCGGATGCTGGAGACCATCCTACGCATGCTGGACAACGACTCAGTCCAGGTGGACTCCATCCGCAAGATCAAGGACGATGTGGAGTACTACATGGACTCCTCCCAGGACCCCGACTTTGAGGAGAACGAGTTCCTCTACGACGACCTGGACCTGGACGACCTCC CCCAGACGCTGgcggcctccccccccccagggaacTCTCACCTGGAGGATGAGATTTTCCAGCTCTCCAGCATTAcgcccacctccaccacctcctcctcacccatccccccctcccctgccactTGCACTACG GAGAACTCTGAGGATGACAAGAAAAGGGGGCGTTCGACAGACAGCGAAGTCAGTCAG TCTCCCGTCAAGAACGGCAACCCTTCCTCATCgttatcctcctcttcctcctcctcctcctcgtcatgCTCTTCCTCCGGAGCCTCCTCGTCCTCGATGGTCTCTATGGCGACCATGGCAGGGGGCGGTGGCGGTGGTGGTGCAGGGTCCATCACCGGGGGCAACAGTCTCCTAGGAAGCATGGGGGGTCTCCTCTCCAACGCTGGCAGCTATAGCAACGCTACGCAGCAGCACGCTCAGCAGGCGTCTCTGCCGCAGCACCAAACCCAGGCCAagaactctctctcctcctcttcctcctcctcctcttccacggCCCCCTCCAACAGCAACCCCTGCCCTTCGAACagcatcctcctcccctcctcgaTGGCATCCTCACCCCCCAACGccagcacccccagccccctcacacCCAGCTCCCAGCCCCAAGCCCCGTCGCCggcctccagcctcagcctaGGTTTGGGCCTGAGCATGGGGAAAGGAGGGGCCATGTCGAGCTCCTCGGGCCCCAACCACATGTCCGGTCTGGGGCTGTCGGGGATGCCGGCGTCCCTGGGCTCTATGGCCGGCCTTCTGCCAGGCTCCACGCCTTATGCCCAGGCAGCCGCCTCGGGGCCTATGGGCAGCCACATGGCCGGGGCCATCGGCAGCGGCTCCTCCTCCAACTCCGCCTCCAACTCCGCCTCCAGCACCATGGGACCGTTTGGCGGGAACATGCTCAGCGGAGGCTCATCGTCCTCCACCGGCCTGCTGGGCTCAGCGCCGGGCATGGTGGGCATGGGCGGGGGGATGCTGGGCCTAGGGTCAGGACCGCTGGTGCAGGGCCCGCCCCTGGTGGCCCCCAGCCCTATCGGAGGGGGCCTGGCGCCCGGTGGCAGTTTGGGGGTCATCGGGAGCAACAGCAGCTCAGGGTTGATGGCGCCAGGCAGTGGAATCGGCGGAGGGAGTTTGGGTCTCCCCAGACCACCGAGTGGACAGAAACAGAATGGTAGCACTA gTTATAGTGCTATTGTAGCAGACAGCACACCAGATTCCGCCCTTAACAGTGCCAGCCAATCACAAAGCAGCCAAGCCTTGTCTATGAACTCCACAGCCAATCAACC GAAAGACAGTGGATCCAGCCTCCTGGGATCCATGACTCTGCCGCCCAGCTCCCCTTCACCCTCTTACAACGACAGCAAAGCAGCAGGGGGCAGCCAACTAAATGGGCCGCTCTCCTACAATCAGGCCACTGACAGTAtgaag cctcaggaGCCACTGAGCAGCCTCAAGTCCATGGCGGAGCGAGCGGCTCTGGGCTcaggaatggagggagagatgcccTCTCTGCACCTCGCCACGG ACATTTTCCCCAGCACTACGGGCCCCCCGGGGACCTCCATGGCCCCCCAGCCCTCGCTGTCAGAGGTCAGCATCCCCCCGTCACTGGGGGTGTGCCCGCTGGGGCCCGTGCCCCTGTCCAAAGACCAGCAATACCAGCAGGCCATGCAGGAGTCGGCCTGGACGCACATGCCACACCCCTCTGACTCAGAGCGGATCAG GCAGTACCTGATGAGGAACCCCTGCCCCACCCTGCCTTTCCACCACCAGGTGCCACCACCTCACTCAGACTCTGTGGAGTTCTACCAGAGGCTGTCAACAGAGACTCTGTTCTTCATTTTCTACTACCTGGAG GGCACCAAGGCCCAATACCTGGCAGCTAAGGCACTGAAGAAGCAGTCGTGGAGGTTCCACACCAAGTATATGATGTGGTTCCAGAGACACGAAGAACCGAAGACCATCACAGATGAATTTGAACAG GGCACCTACATTTACTTTGACTACGAGAAGTGGGgccagagaaaaaaagaagggtTCACGTTCGAGTACAGGTACCTCGAAGACCGGGACCTTCAGTGA
- the ccdc106b gene encoding coiled-coil domain-containing protein 106b yields MNPSNMQNPSTTEGGGLYVNAYEVSFPFGENVERPQPVYFNQSEPILEEPGCEAPSSSYSPFILISNLRTHLYVTLEKNTWLQKRILDLEEERNFLRCQLDRFISSMRNNESNDWGAESQHAVPVKLQAARSPSPPPSPMTTRSGKMHKLLQSQPLTRGRNIPVKQEVRMVEKYFEEDGYLEEEELVSDEDDSSEDQRSKRKARGGGVRVVGEEPRMKMRRVIRITHGRERQRVKDPDGVLLRYQKILHTYQRLRSMSKAFQSHGVDRNTMASTSPIAEMLLVSPQKVAEVGEFDSSKEKLLDYARRCYKALDEETHNKVQALKKTHLLLPISYRFRN; encoded by the exons ATGAATCCCTCAAACATGCAAAATCCAAGTACAACAG AAGGTGGAGGCCTCTATGTTAATGCTTACGAGGTGTCCTTCCCTTTTGGTGAGAACGTGGAAAGACCTCAGCCCGTCTATTTCAACCAAAGTGAACCAATTTTGGAAG AGCCTGGGTGTgaggccccctcctcctcatacaGCCCCTTCATCTTGATCTCTAATCTGCGGACACACCTGTACGTGACTCTGGAGAAGAACACCTGGCTGCAGAAACGCATCCTGGATCTGGAGGAGGAACGGAACTTCCTGCGCTGTCAGCTAGACCGCTTTATCTCCTCCATGAGGAACAACGAGAGCAATG ACTGGGGAGCTGAGTCTCAGCATGCCGTTCCAGTGAAGCTCCAGGCAGCCAGgtcaccttcccctcctccctcacccatgACCACCAGGTCTGGAAAGATGCACAAACTCCTCCAGAGCCAGCCCCTCACTCGGGGCAGGAACATTCCCG TCAAACAGGAGGTGCGGATGgtggagaaatactttgaagAAGACGGCtacctggaggaagaggagctggTTTCAGATGAGGATGATTCATCAGAGGACCAGAGGTCGAAGAGGaaggcaagaggaggaggagtcaggGTGGTTGGCGAAGAACccaggatgaagatgaggagggtTATCAGGATCACCCATggaagggagaggcagagag tgaAAGACCCTGACGGTGTACTCCTTCGCTACCAGAAGATCCTCCACACCTACCAACGTCTTAGATCCATGTCCAAGGCATTTCAGAGCCACGGAGTGGACCGCAACACCATGGCATCCACCTCCCCCATTGCAGAGATGCTCCTGGTGTCCCCCCAGAAGGTAGCTGAGGTTGGGGAGTTTGACTCCTCCAAGGAGAAGTTGCTGGACTACGCCCGGCGCTGCTACAAAGCCCTGGACGAGGAGACCCACAACAAGGTCCAGGCCTTGAAGAAGACCCACCTGCTTCTTCCTATCTCCTACAGGTTCCGAAACTGA
- the tmem238a gene encoding transmembrane protein 238a produces the protein MVACEGLSHCKLALAFAVMMDLLGGAALLVGVFVPLEIQGQDFGDLLVYTGALLVVMSLWGWVLWYSGNIEGLATSKEMGHIGSAVDRLARNLSRKIRTYRGHRGT, from the coding sequence ATGGTTGCGTGTGAGGGCCTGTCCCACTGCAAGCTGGCTTTGGCCTTTGCTGTGATGATGGATCTACTCGGTGGAGCCGCCCTGCTGGTGGGAGTGTTTGTCCCTCTGGAGATCCAGGGCCAGGACTTTGGTGACCTGCTGGTGTACACGGGAGCATTGCTGGTGGTCATGTCCCTCTGGGGTTGGGTACTGTGGTACAGTGGCAACATCGAAGGCCTGGCCACCAGCAAGGAGATGGGACACATTGGCAGTGCTGTAGACAGACTAGCTCGTAACCTCAGCCGCAAGATTCGCACCTACCGAGGGCATCGGGGAACCTAG
- the rcvrn3 gene encoding recoverin 3, whose product MGNSQSGAVSKEMLKDLRLTTKFSESEIAQWYENFQKQCPSGRISPEQFEGIYGKFFPESDAKTYAQHVFRSFDTNDDGMLDFREYIIALHMTSSGKITLKLEWTFSLFDVDKNGYITKSEVQQICNALFKLIPKDKVADLPEDENTPEKRAEKLWNVFEKEDNDRVAEGEFISSVMASESALRLIQYEATQ is encoded by the exons ATGGGAAACTCCCAGAGTGGTGCTGTATCCAAGGAGATGCTGAAGGACCTTCGTCTCACCACCAAGTTCAGCGAGAGTGAAATCGCCCAGTGGTATGAAAACTTCCAGAAGCAGTGTCCATCAGGGCGCATCTCACCGGAACAGTTTGAAGGTATCTACGGCAAGTTCTTCCCAGAGAGCGATGCCAAGACCTACGCCCAGCATGTGTTCCGCTCATTTGACACCAACGATGACGGGATGCTGGACTTCAGAGAGTACATCATCGCCCTGCACATGACGTCCTCTGGGAAGATAACCCTGAAGTTGGAGTGGACCTTCTCACTGTTTGATGTGGACAAGAACGGGTATATCACCAAGTCAGAAGTACAGCAGATCTGCAAC GCTCTCTTCAAACTGATTCCCAAAGACAAGGTGGCTGACTTACCTGAGGATGAAAACACAccagagaagagagcagagaagcTCTGGAACGTCTTTGAGAAAGAGGATAATG ATCGAGTGGCCGAAGGAGAGTTCATCTCAAGCGTCATGGCGAGCGAATCTGCGCTTCGTCTCATCCAGTACGAAGCAACCCAGTAA